A single Tenacibaculum sp. Bg11-29 DNA region contains:
- a CDS encoding SWIM zinc finger domain-containing protein translates to MKFNFKYSGSSSVNNSMSSTGVSFAPDVLREPTYFVGSLDKKIPFREAISTLHSVVTADFNFKPKDNTEYLAWLKSQEDIWVAEATAALAGVKTDVKNIQEQLKKLRSKREEVTKPFYEAQRKYFKYLYTRDYAAWLVLDPVITVHPDQVFFECFSKDESVYGKLSCGYDVFNNISEFKCGTTNIDYSKTLYNEFQKIRSYKETEFKVDPKGFDVRTTGEDIYREVKIDLPDSWVRGFLQVSTAMTSDKVSFDLDAVDIANFITVLKRYKEKKGPRAIKYILKPGQPIVAVFEPWNIEITCLKSIYKGNEAHEIRVWGRRRITILERLLPITNKFTVHLLGSGMPSFYIAHLANDMYFTLGLSGWTANDWTKTTNLDLLSPRGQVPATTMQSIYLALRKDWFNTEESLAKNLALDKTVVQQSLQTFTQAGKVVYDLKNNVYRIRELKKDGIDLESLRFSNEIDKTAYQLMESGAVSELEIENDSNVIKIYAVVSDSYRTSVHINNDFQIVDAKCTCSYYHQNKMTKGPCEHILATRITFDKK, encoded by the coding sequence ATGAAATTTAATTTTAAATATAGTGGTAGCAGTAGTGTTAATAACAGTATGTCTTCTACAGGGGTTAGTTTTGCGCCAGATGTATTAAGAGAACCTACTTATTTTGTAGGAAGTTTAGATAAAAAGATTCCATTTAGAGAAGCTATTTCAACCTTACATAGCGTTGTTACAGCTGATTTTAATTTTAAACCTAAAGATAATACCGAATATTTAGCTTGGTTAAAGAGCCAAGAAGATATTTGGGTAGCAGAAGCAACAGCAGCATTAGCTGGTGTAAAAACAGACGTAAAAAATATTCAGGAACAATTAAAAAAATTACGTTCTAAGAGAGAAGAAGTTACAAAGCCCTTTTACGAAGCACAACGAAAATATTTTAAGTATTTATACACACGAGATTATGCAGCTTGGTTAGTGTTAGATCCGGTGATTACAGTACATCCTGATCAGGTATTTTTTGAATGTTTTAGTAAAGATGAATCTGTTTATGGAAAATTATCATGTGGTTATGATGTTTTTAACAACATAAGTGAGTTTAAATGTGGTACTACAAATATCGATTATTCAAAAACATTGTATAATGAGTTTCAAAAGATACGTAGTTATAAAGAAACAGAATTTAAAGTAGATCCTAAAGGCTTTGATGTAAGAACAACAGGAGAAGATATTTATAGAGAAGTTAAAATTGATTTGCCAGATAGTTGGGTGCGCGGTTTTTTACAAGTAAGTACAGCTATGACAAGTGATAAAGTATCATTTGATTTAGATGCTGTTGATATCGCTAATTTTATAACTGTATTAAAAAGATACAAAGAAAAAAAAGGGCCAAGAGCTATAAAATATATATTAAAACCTGGGCAACCTATTGTAGCTGTTTTTGAACCTTGGAATATAGAAATTACATGTTTAAAATCTATATATAAAGGTAATGAAGCCCATGAAATTAGAGTTTGGGGAAGAAGACGTATAACTATTTTAGAAAGACTATTGCCAATTACGAATAAGTTTACAGTTCATTTATTGGGTAGCGGTATGCCGTCTTTTTATATAGCACACTTGGCAAATGATATGTATTTTACATTAGGATTGTCTGGTTGGACAGCTAATGATTGGACGAAAACCACGAATTTAGATTTGCTTTCTCCAAGAGGGCAAGTACCTGCAACCACCATGCAGAGTATTTATTTAGCGTTGCGTAAAGATTGGTTTAATACGGAAGAAAGTTTAGCCAAGAATTTGGCTTTAGATAAAACGGTTGTACAGCAATCGTTACAAACTTTTACACAGGCAGGAAAAGTAGTGTACGATTTAAAAAACAACGTATACCGAATTAGAGAATTAAAGAAAGATGGAATTGATTTAGAATCGTTACGTTTTTCGAATGAAATAGATAAAACAGCGTATCAATTAATGGAGTCAGGAGCTGTTTCGGAGTTAGAAATAGAAAATGATAGTAATGTTATAAAGATATATGCCGTAGTGAGTGATAGTTATAGAACAAGTGTACATATTAACAATGATTTTCAAATCGTTGATGCTAAGTGTACTTGCAGTTATTATCATCAAAATAAAATGACAAAAGGACCTTGTGAGCATATTTTAGCAACAAGAATCACTTTTGATAAAAAATAA
- a CDS encoding reverse transcriptase family protein gives MDNSATRRQEIYDKIKESSKDEFILSEMKRLGFWGDNEVDFEKANAFLKEERELSSNLTALVKKEKSIEDTEAFIANKHKERKKLSKEKQKETALKRALIRKEKAAKWQQTKKEEIVYIGDGYSHQLNDTETNVARLKENDLPVYESAKELAEAMKITVNELRFLAFSRKNSKIHHYKRFKVAKKSGGYRLISAPMPRLKRAQHFILENILNKVTVHKKAHGCVKERSIVSNAETHVNKAVVINQDLQNFFPSVTYKRIKGVFKSLGYSEQLAVIFSLLCSESKILDLSLLGENYFTQRGDRFLPQGSPCSPAITNILCSKMDYRLDGLATKYGFMYSRYVDDTTFSGNQEQFKHITAILKYSKKIITEENFKLHPDKLRIMKRNERQEVTGIVVNEKLNINKKSLKRFRALLFQIEKEGIQGKTWNGGLNVLAEIDGYANYIYQVDKIKGAKYKSQVGEILKAHSYKENHAAKYASNSTEATNEHKVSSFFKKIVSFFKK, from the coding sequence ATGGATAATTCAGCTACGAGAAGACAAGAAATTTACGATAAAATTAAAGAATCATCTAAAGATGAATTTATTCTTTCAGAAATGAAACGATTAGGTTTTTGGGGTGATAATGAAGTAGATTTCGAAAAAGCAAATGCATTTTTAAAAGAAGAAAGAGAGCTTTCAAGTAATTTAACAGCACTTGTTAAAAAAGAGAAATCTATAGAAGATACAGAAGCTTTTATTGCAAATAAGCATAAAGAAAGAAAGAAGTTATCTAAAGAGAAACAAAAAGAAACTGCGTTAAAGAGAGCGTTAATCCGTAAGGAAAAAGCAGCAAAGTGGCAGCAAACAAAAAAAGAAGAGATTGTTTATATAGGTGATGGATATTCTCATCAATTAAATGATACTGAAACGAACGTTGCAAGACTTAAAGAAAACGATTTACCAGTTTATGAGTCAGCAAAAGAGTTAGCTGAAGCTATGAAAATAACGGTGAATGAACTCCGATTTTTAGCCTTTTCTAGAAAAAATTCAAAGATTCATCATTACAAACGATTTAAAGTAGCAAAGAAATCGGGAGGATACCGATTAATTTCAGCTCCAATGCCTCGATTAAAAAGAGCACAACACTTTATTTTAGAAAATATTTTAAATAAAGTAACGGTTCACAAAAAGGCGCATGGTTGTGTAAAAGAACGATCTATTGTTAGTAATGCTGAAACTCATGTAAATAAAGCGGTAGTTATTAATCAAGATTTACAAAACTTTTTTCCATCAGTAACTTATAAAAGAATAAAAGGAGTTTTTAAATCACTAGGATATTCAGAGCAATTAGCAGTGATCTTTTCATTATTATGTTCCGAATCTAAAATTTTAGACCTTTCTTTATTAGGTGAAAATTATTTTACACAAAGAGGCGATCGATTTTTACCACAAGGATCTCCATGTAGTCCGGCGATAACAAATATTTTATGTAGTAAAATGGATTATCGATTAGATGGTTTGGCTACTAAATATGGTTTTATGTATTCTCGTTATGTAGATGATACTACTTTTTCAGGAAATCAAGAACAGTTTAAACATATTACAGCGATATTAAAATATTCTAAAAAAATTATTACAGAAGAAAATTTTAAGTTACACCCTGATAAGTTACGAATTATGAAACGTAATGAAAGGCAAGAGGTAACAGGTATTGTAGTTAATGAAAAACTGAATATAAATAAGAAATCATTAAAACGTTTTAGAGCTTTATTGTTTCAAATAGAAAAAGAAGGAATACAAGGAAAAACATGGAATGGAGGGCTTAATGTATTGGCTGAAATTGATGGTTATGCAAATTATATTTATCAAGTAGATAAGATAAAGGGGGCTAAGTATAAAAGTCAAGTAGGAGAAATCTTAAAAGCGCATTCTTATAAAGAGAATCATGCAGCAAAATATGCAAGTAATAGTACTGAAGCTACAAATGAACACAAAGTATCTAGCTTCTTTAAAAAAATAGTTTCTTTCTTTAAAAAATAA